The following are encoded in a window of Haloarcula halophila genomic DNA:
- the thsA gene encoding thermosome subunit alpha yields MGNQPLIVLSEESQRTSGKDAQSMNITAGKAVAESVRTTLGPKGMDKMLVDNSGSVVVTNDGVTILDEMDIEHPAANMIVEVAQTQEDEVGDGTTTAVVIAGELLSKAEELLDQDIHATILAQGYRQAAEKAKEILEENAIEVDADDTESLEKVAGTAMTGKGAESSKDVLAELVVRAVQAVADEDGTVDTDNIQIETVVGGATDESELVEGVIVDKERVHDNMPFAVEDADIALLDTAIEVPETELDTEVNVTDPDQLQQFLDQEEKQLKEMVDKLAEVGADVVFCQKGIDDMAQHYLAQEGILAVRRAKKSDIDALSRSTGGRIVSNIDDITEDDLGFAGSVAQKDIAGDERIFVEDVEDAKAVTMILRGGTEHVVDEVERAIEDSLGVVAATLEDGKVLPGGGAPETQLALGLRDHADSVGGREQLAVEAFADAIDVIPRTLAENAGHDPIDSLVDLRSQHDSGNTTFGLDAYTGDVVDMEEDGVVEPLRVKTQAIESATEAAVMILRIDDVIAAGDLKGGQGDDDDEEGGPGGPGGAPGGMGGGMGGMGGGMGGMM; encoded by the coding sequence ATGGGCAACCAGCCCCTTATCGTACTCTCCGAGGAGTCCCAGCGGACATCCGGGAAAGACGCGCAGTCCATGAACATCACGGCCGGCAAGGCCGTCGCCGAGTCCGTTCGGACCACACTCGGTCCGAAGGGCATGGACAAGATGCTCGTCGACAACTCCGGCTCCGTCGTCGTCACGAACGACGGCGTCACCATCCTCGACGAGATGGACATCGAGCACCCCGCGGCGAACATGATCGTCGAGGTCGCCCAGACCCAGGAGGACGAGGTCGGGGACGGCACGACGACGGCCGTCGTCATCGCCGGTGAACTCCTCTCGAAGGCCGAGGAACTGCTGGACCAGGACATCCACGCCACCATCCTGGCCCAGGGGTACCGCCAGGCCGCCGAGAAGGCAAAGGAGATCCTCGAAGAGAACGCCATCGAGGTCGACGCCGACGACACCGAGAGCTTGGAGAAGGTCGCCGGCACGGCCATGACCGGCAAGGGCGCCGAGTCCTCGAAGGACGTGCTGGCCGAACTCGTCGTCCGTGCGGTCCAGGCCGTTGCCGACGAGGACGGCACCGTCGACACCGACAACATCCAGATCGAGACCGTCGTCGGCGGCGCGACCGACGAGTCCGAACTCGTCGAGGGCGTCATCGTCGACAAGGAGCGTGTCCACGACAACATGCCCTTCGCCGTCGAGGACGCCGACATCGCGCTGCTGGATACGGCGATCGAAGTTCCCGAAACGGAACTCGACACCGAGGTCAACGTCACCGATCCCGACCAGCTCCAGCAGTTCCTCGACCAGGAGGAGAAACAGCTCAAAGAGATGGTCGACAAGCTCGCCGAGGTCGGCGCCGACGTCGTCTTCTGCCAGAAGGGCATCGACGACATGGCCCAGCACTACCTCGCCCAGGAGGGCATCCTGGCGGTCCGCCGTGCCAAGAAGTCCGACATCGACGCGCTCTCGCGTTCGACGGGCGGCCGCATCGTCTCGAACATCGACGACATCACCGAGGACGACCTCGGCTTCGCCGGCTCCGTCGCCCAGAAGGACATCGCCGGTGACGAGCGGATCTTCGTCGAGGACGTCGAGGACGCGAAGGCCGTCACGATGATCCTCCGTGGTGGCACCGAACACGTCGTCGACGAGGTCGAGCGCGCCATCGAGGACTCGCTCGGCGTCGTCGCCGCCACGCTGGAGGACGGCAAAGTCCTGCCCGGCGGCGGTGCCCCCGAGACCCAGCTCGCCCTCGGTCTGCGCGACCACGCCGACTCGGTCGGCGGCCGCGAGCAACTCGCCGTCGAGGCCTTCGCCGACGCCATCGACGTCATCCCGCGCACCCTCGCCGAGAACGCGGGTCACGACCCGATCGACTCGCTGGTCGATCTCCGTAGCCAGCACGACAGCGGCAACACCACCTTCGGGCTGGACGCGTACACCGGCGATGTCGTCGACATGGAAGAAGACGGTGTCGTCGAGCCCCTCCGTGTGAAGACCCAAGCTATCGAGTCCGCGACCGAAGCCGCAGTGATGATCCTGCGCATCGACGACGTCATCGCCGCTGGCGACCTCAAGGGTGGCCAGGGCGACGACGACGACGAGGAAGGCGGCCCAGGCGGCCCCGGCGGCGCGCCCGGCGGTATGGGCGGCGGCATGGGTGGCATGGGCGGCGGCATGGGCGGCATGATGTAA
- a CDS encoding ATP-binding protein: MRTDADADSVTDGVLLDQLEAVEQRLLSFGEALGGPAEDVTDLPFTEEAGLDHMPEPLYVRHDTEMLNQVTSWLLQDQHIGLVSPYGSGKSAFREIVLRDLGKHDRFVVTHLDNPGETTARKLYETILTAGYSAGYSVDFGRYSQVRNGIPWATADAKQAVREMVRRVREDDRTLLLVVDEIEVLDAELLSPLQVAGDAGVRLFLSGTPEGKRRVAEIRGTLDSRLRYYEGIDPFSPSDVAEYIARSLAYFRGEEYDGQPPDLFTKAAIEDIHERTEGNPREVRIECRELFTRAAFVWYRTGQDIDRIQITPELRHRRFGMGQ; this comes from the coding sequence ATCCGGACGGACGCCGACGCCGACTCGGTGACCGACGGTGTCCTCTTGGACCAACTCGAAGCGGTCGAGCAGCGACTGTTGTCGTTCGGCGAGGCGCTGGGTGGCCCTGCCGAGGACGTGACCGACCTCCCGTTTACCGAGGAGGCCGGCCTGGATCACATGCCGGAACCGCTGTACGTCCGCCACGACACGGAGATGCTGAACCAGGTCACCTCCTGGTTGCTCCAGGACCAGCACATCGGGCTCGTCAGTCCCTACGGCTCCGGGAAGTCCGCGTTCCGCGAGATCGTCCTCCGGGACCTGGGCAAACACGACCGGTTCGTCGTCACGCACCTGGACAACCCCGGCGAGACCACCGCCCGCAAGCTCTACGAGACGATCCTCACGGCCGGCTACTCGGCGGGTTACTCCGTCGACTTCGGGCGCTACTCGCAGGTCCGCAACGGGATCCCGTGGGCGACGGCCGACGCCAAACAGGCCGTCCGCGAGATGGTCCGGCGGGTCCGGGAGGACGACCGGACGCTGTTGCTGGTCGTCGACGAGATCGAGGTGCTGGACGCCGAGTTGCTGTCGCCGCTGCAGGTCGCGGGCGACGCCGGGGTCCGTCTGTTCCTCTCGGGCACGCCCGAGGGCAAGCGCCGCGTGGCCGAGATCCGCGGGACCCTGGACTCCCGACTGCGCTACTACGAGGGGATCGACCCGTTCTCTCCCAGCGACGTCGCCGAGTACATCGCCCGCTCGCTGGCCTACTTTCGGGGCGAGGAGTACGACGGACAGCCCCCGGACCTGTTCACCAAGGCCGCGATCGAGGACATCCACGAGCGGACCGAGGGCAACCCCCGGGAGGTCCGGATCGAGTGTCGTGAACTGTTCACCCGGGCGGCGTTCGTCTGGTACCGCACTGGCCAGGATATCGACCGTATCCAGATCACGCCCGAACTCCGTCACCGCCGGTTCGGAATGGGCCAGTGA
- a CDS encoding PQQ-binding-like beta-propeller repeat protein, producing the protein MTHRRQFLAALAAGVGAGGCLELRSPSERTATETRDRTPATTRERATATPTAVSTSTGTADWPGLRRGPRNSASVPEAAGPQSKPTAVRRLTASEGELRTAAVVDGTVYASDDDGGVHAFDSGTGQRRWYTPGTGAIFHTPAVADGTVVVGAGDAGVKALDAETGQQRWSWSVRERVTSAPAIADGTVYAGRETVAALALDSGREQWQRGFEHATGTPAVTDGTVVVPAGNGSIVGLDRATGRRRFRFSAVLQHISEAVIVARSAYVPASDGSIRAIHLETGDQRWATTIAEPSDDRSVLPLRPAVAGSTLVTGVETDGSVTVVGLDMADGSTRWTWSPDSFVSAPVAAGPTVYLCVGTRLTAIAAADGSERWTIEHRRVPDTLVLAGGRLYVQGNSIRVYAD; encoded by the coding sequence ATGACCCACAGACGACAGTTCCTCGCTGCGCTCGCTGCCGGTGTCGGGGCCGGGGGGTGTCTGGAGTTGCGGTCCCCCAGCGAGCGGACCGCGACGGAGACACGGGATCGGACGCCCGCGACCACACGCGAGCGGGCGACGGCCACCCCGACCGCTGTGTCAACCAGTACGGGCACGGCCGACTGGCCAGGCCTCCGGCGCGGCCCCCGAAACAGCGCCAGCGTCCCCGAAGCGGCCGGCCCCCAGTCGAAACCGACGGCGGTCCGACGGCTCACAGCCAGTGAGGGCGAACTCAGAACCGCTGCGGTCGTCGACGGGACCGTCTACGCCAGCGACGACGACGGGGGCGTCCACGCTTTCGACAGCGGTACCGGACAGCGACGGTGGTACACGCCGGGGACGGGGGCGATCTTTCACACCCCCGCGGTCGCGGACGGGACCGTCGTCGTCGGGGCCGGTGACGCGGGCGTCAAAGCTCTCGACGCGGAGACGGGCCAACAGCGGTGGTCGTGGTCGGTCCGCGAGCGCGTCACGTCGGCACCGGCTATCGCCGATGGGACGGTGTACGCCGGCCGGGAGACGGTCGCTGCGCTGGCGCTCGACTCGGGACGGGAGCAATGGCAACGGGGGTTCGAGCACGCCACCGGCACGCCTGCCGTCACCGACGGGACCGTCGTCGTCCCGGCTGGGAACGGGTCGATCGTCGGACTCGACCGGGCGACCGGGCGGCGTCGCTTCCGGTTTTCGGCCGTCCTGCAGCACATCAGCGAGGCCGTGATCGTCGCCCGATCGGCGTACGTCCCGGCCAGTGACGGGTCGATCCGTGCGATCCACCTCGAGACCGGCGATCAGCGGTGGGCGACGACGATCGCCGAACCGTCAGACGATCGGAGCGTGTTGCCGCTCCGGCCCGCTGTCGCGGGATCGACGCTCGTCACCGGCGTCGAGACCGACGGTTCGGTGACAGTCGTGGGACTGGACATGGCCGACGGGAGCACGCGGTGGACGTGGTCGCCCGATTCGTTCGTCTCGGCACCGGTCGCCGCGGGACCGACCGTCTATCTGTGTGTCGGCACCCGTCTCACCGCCATCGCGGCTGCCGACGGGAGCGAACGCTGGACGATCGAGCACCGACGGGTCCCGGACACGCTGGTGCTGGCCGGAGGGCGACTGTACGTGCAGGGGAACTCGATCCGGGTCTACGCGGACTAG
- a CDS encoding protein kinase domain-containing protein, with protein sequence MSSGAGPEDSADSLLSVFGTPLLSALESDADRAAARALCLLADADPSVVPALTERLVGRLPEAEDTQVLVRTLATLAADHTDAVRRVVADHRDRKRLSSAIADATVWEFDRAADGGSVLGAVRQAVDSQQAEPVRPGVVERETDTSGRTADPERAADREHRGDPAAVTRRERLARAEQSEAFQAISLLGNFEEIAVVEPEQAVRYGSVLRTRATIDGEDHGVALRLFDPPDDEEIRRAFGAGVAEALAQWDGLAVHEGIATVHDWGDYPRPWVATPYLDGTLADRGRVGVERALRETAHLAGALAHCHNNGVVHGGLDPKTVVYPSSELSGLPAPRLDNVGILTMVREHVQPANYLDPRYAAPEYFDRSYGTVDAATDVYALGAVCYRLLTGRPPITGEYGAVRKTILTEGVPAPSEREPQLPDAVDAIVRKATAGRKLSRYETAAEVRRDCWRLVRSLPSDEQS encoded by the coding sequence ATGAGTTCGGGCGCCGGCCCCGAGGACAGTGCCGACAGCCTGCTGTCCGTCTTCGGGACGCCGCTGTTGTCGGCTCTAGAGAGCGACGCGGACCGGGCGGCGGCGCGTGCGCTCTGTCTCCTGGCCGACGCCGATCCGTCGGTCGTCCCGGCGTTGACCGAGCGACTCGTCGGCCGACTCCCCGAGGCGGAGGACACGCAGGTCCTCGTCAGGACGCTCGCGACGCTTGCGGCCGACCACACCGACGCCGTCCGCCGGGTCGTCGCCGATCACCGTGACCGGAAACGCCTCTCGAGTGCGATCGCGGACGCGACGGTCTGGGAGTTCGACCGTGCCGCCGACGGCGGCAGCGTCCTCGGCGCCGTCAGACAGGCCGTCGACAGTCAACAGGCGGAGCCGGTCCGACCGGGTGTCGTCGAGCGAGAGACCGACACCAGCGGCCGGACCGCCGATCCCGAGCGAGCCGCAGACCGCGAACACCGGGGTGACCCGGCCGCCGTGACACGGCGCGAACGGCTCGCCCGTGCCGAACAGTCCGAGGCGTTCCAGGCGATCAGTCTCCTGGGGAACTTCGAGGAGATCGCTGTCGTCGAACCGGAACAGGCGGTCCGGTACGGCTCGGTGTTGCGGACCCGGGCGACCATCGACGGCGAGGACCACGGCGTTGCACTCCGACTGTTCGACCCGCCCGATGACGAGGAGATCCGGCGGGCGTTCGGTGCCGGCGTCGCCGAGGCGCTGGCCCAGTGGGACGGGCTGGCCGTCCACGAGGGGATCGCGACCGTCCACGACTGGGGGGATTACCCCCGTCCGTGGGTCGCGACCCCGTATCTCGACGGGACACTTGCCGACCGTGGCCGGGTCGGCGTCGAGCGTGCGCTACGGGAGACCGCTCACCTCGCGGGCGCGCTCGCCCACTGTCACAACAACGGCGTGGTCCACGGCGGACTCGACCCGAAGACGGTCGTCTATCCGTCCAGTGAACTCTCGGGACTGCCGGCCCCCCGACTGGACAACGTCGGGATACTCACGATGGTCCGGGAGCACGTCCAGCCGGCGAACTACCTCGACCCGCGCTACGCCGCCCCGGAGTATTTCGACCGATCGTACGGCACCGTCGACGCCGCGACCGACGTCTACGCGCTCGGGGCCGTCTGCTACCGGCTCCTGACCGGCCGACCGCCGATAACCGGCGAGTACGGCGCTGTCCGGAAGACAATACTGACCGAGGGAGTTCCGGCACCGAGCGAACGAGAACCACAGCTCCCCGACGCCGTCGACGCCATCGTCAGGAAGGCGACTGCGGGACGGAAGCTGAGTCGCTACGAGACGGCTGCGGAGGTTCGTCGGGACTGCTGGCGGTTAGTGCGCTCGCTGCCCTCAGACGAGCAGTCCTGA
- a CDS encoding AEC family transporter — MSLLGIFASAILPVVGVAVLGFLLGRFENVDADPLNTITVYVLAPALVVHSLTTSELAGGTILAVVAAVGLFTAAMLAVAEGIGRLWGHTEPFLGAFVLVSVFPNTGNYGIPLADFAFGPTGRSVAVLVTALQGVLLYTVGIYVAARGSGSSPLADMRRVFGVPLVYAVVLALAVRWLGVVPPTESTLMQTLALLGNASIPVMLLILGIQLSSVDVAGTLRPVGVASALKLLLAPLVATGAVLATGGLVGFGNGTAARVVVLLLATPTGVTTLILVGAFSVDEAGVEPGEFVSATVFVTTVASVLTVTLLVAALQSGLLV, encoded by the coding sequence GTGTCGCTGCTCGGTATCTTCGCGTCGGCTATCCTCCCGGTCGTCGGTGTGGCGGTGCTGGGGTTCCTCCTGGGTCGGTTCGAGAACGTCGACGCCGACCCGCTCAACACGATCACCGTCTACGTCCTCGCGCCGGCACTGGTCGTCCACAGCCTGACGACCTCGGAGTTGGCCGGCGGGACGATCCTCGCGGTCGTCGCCGCCGTCGGTCTCTTCACCGCGGCGATGCTCGCGGTCGCGGAGGGGATCGGACGGCTCTGGGGCCACACCGAGCCGTTCCTGGGCGCGTTCGTCCTCGTGAGCGTCTTCCCCAACACCGGCAACTACGGCATCCCCCTGGCCGACTTCGCCTTCGGCCCCACCGGGCGGAGCGTCGCCGTCCTCGTGACGGCCCTCCAGGGCGTGTTGTTGTACACGGTGGGTATCTACGTCGCCGCCCGGGGCAGTGGGAGCAGTCCGCTGGCGGACATGCGCCGGGTGTTCGGCGTCCCGCTGGTGTACGCCGTCGTCCTCGCGCTGGCGGTGCGGTGGCTGGGCGTCGTTCCACCGACCGAATCGACGCTCATGCAGACGCTGGCGTTGCTGGGCAACGCCTCGATCCCCGTGATGTTGCTCATCCTCGGGATCCAGCTGTCCTCGGTCGACGTGGCGGGGACCCTCCGCCCGGTCGGGGTCGCGAGCGCGTTGAAACTTCTATTGGCACCCCTGGTCGCCACCGGGGCGGTGCTCGCGACCGGCGGACTCGTCGGTTTCGGGAACGGGACCGCGGCTCGCGTGGTCGTGCTCCTGCTTGCGACCCCGACCGGCGTGACGACGCTCATCCTCGTGGGCGCGTTCAGCGTCGACGAGGCGGGCGTCGAACCCGGCGAGTTCGTGAGCGCGACAGTGTTCGTGACGACAGTCGCGAGCGTGCTTACGGTGACACTGCTGGTCGCCGCGTTGCAGTCAGGACTGCTCGTCTGA
- a CDS encoding PQQ-binding-like beta-propeller repeat protein: MGQRSEGSAESRRLSRRRVVRSIAATLGTAGIGGCLRSDRQETTPAATASPDASTATATQAARSETAAPETPTETRTPFATPEPNREIAGEWTTAYHDQQNTAYAADATGPRDRVGAKWQTEVDRNIFPRAGVAVVDNTVLAGLYGGAMLALDGRDGSEQWRASVGGDVYATPAVADGTAVFGATDGKLHAVSVSDGSEQWTYETGYPPNVPVTVVDGTVYASVMYDRLTGAVVAIDLSTGRRRWRVDTEIQEEATPAVVDGTVYVGSSDTLYALDAATGRERWSRSDGAGPYNTTAVDDDRIYVTTEQGRVLAVDRDDGSRQWQRSIDPDVPTGPARSPAGVVVADWDGGVRLLAPSDGTVRWKRSLDVGRPVRGHPTVTPEAVYVGNHRIDIADGTVRGPVGPGRSVYQSTVAGGTLLYAVRRRLIAVQTEEPPE; the protein is encoded by the coding sequence ATGGGCCAGCGCAGCGAGGGGAGTGCCGAGTCACGCCGCCTGTCCCGGCGGCGGGTCGTGCGGTCGATCGCGGCCACACTGGGGACGGCCGGGATCGGCGGCTGCTTGCGGAGTGATCGCCAGGAGACGACTCCGGCGGCGACGGCCAGTCCGGACGCGTCGACCGCGACTGCGACCCAGGCGGCGCGCTCCGAGACGGCGGCCCCGGAGACGCCGACGGAGACGCGGACCCCGTTCGCGACGCCGGAACCGAACCGGGAGATCGCAGGCGAGTGGACGACCGCCTATCACGACCAGCAAAACACCGCTTACGCGGCCGACGCGACCGGGCCGCGGGACCGTGTCGGGGCGAAGTGGCAGACCGAGGTCGACAGGAACATCTTCCCCAGGGCCGGCGTCGCCGTGGTCGACAACACCGTCCTGGCGGGACTCTACGGCGGCGCGATGCTCGCTCTCGACGGGCGCGACGGGAGCGAGCAGTGGCGCGCTTCGGTCGGCGGGGACGTCTACGCGACGCCGGCCGTCGCCGACGGGACTGCCGTGTTCGGCGCCACGGACGGGAAACTCCACGCGGTCTCGGTGAGCGACGGGAGCGAGCAGTGGACCTACGAGACCGGCTACCCGCCGAACGTCCCGGTGACCGTCGTCGACGGGACCGTCTACGCGAGCGTCATGTACGACCGGCTGACGGGCGCAGTCGTCGCGATCGATCTGTCGACCGGCCGCCGTCGGTGGCGCGTCGACACCGAGATACAGGAGGAGGCGACGCCTGCCGTCGTAGACGGCACCGTCTACGTCGGGTCTAGCGACACGCTGTACGCGCTGGACGCGGCGACCGGACGGGAACGCTGGAGCCGCTCCGACGGCGCCGGTCCCTACAACACCACCGCGGTCGACGACGATCGGATCTACGTCACCACGGAGCAGGGCCGCGTGCTGGCAGTCGACCGCGACGACGGGAGCCGGCAGTGGCAGCGCTCGATCGATCCGGATGTCCCGACCGGCCCCGCCCGCTCGCCGGCCGGCGTCGTCGTCGCGGATTGGGACGGCGGCGTCCGTCTCCTGGCGCCGTCGGACGGGACGGTCCGCTGGAAGCGGTCCCTGGACGTCGGGCGGCCCGTGCGCGGACACCCGACGGTCACCCCCGAGGCAGTGTACGTCGGCAACCACCGGATCGATATCGCCGACGGGACCGTCCGCGGCCCGGTCGGACCGGGACGGAGCGTGTACCAGTCCACCGTCGCCGGCGGGACGCTCCTCTATGCCGTCCGCAGACGGTTGATCGCCGTACAGACGGAGGAGCCGCCGGAATGA
- a CDS encoding HTTM domain-containing protein, which yields MGTWQERLPARLRAAVRDRVAVDTRALGVVRISLGLLLLSDLLLRARDLRAHYSDSGVFPRPAAIELYDPLSVHLAVGDVPELAALFALQGVVALAFLVGYRTRLATLLTWLLWLSLHARFPMALNGGDTLVRLTLFWSLFVPLGARFSVDALHHEAPPTRVASLGTAALLGQVVFMYGTNATLKHMGTVWAAGDGLTYTLRLGHFTTAFGEFLGTVPLVTTVLGYTVFVLWTLSPGLLLLTGWRRTLLASLFVSMHVGMALSMHLGLFPAVVVVVLLLFLPTPVWDRLLPPERIERLRRPALEGVLSGLYPTLSTPDRLARLRAHLRVVAVVVVLVSLLFVGAFNAQLLTNRADVGPQDTTPEPLETYGETLYLTQYWNMFAPDPLRETGWYRLPGTLANGTTVGVAHGGPVTDDRPAGLDDLAHQYPNQRWRKYLSNLRQPGYAAERDLFLQYHCEQWNRKHDADLETIEFEYVTLWVTDDGTVRQGTDHLTSHSCDP from the coding sequence ATGGGCACCTGGCAGGAACGACTCCCGGCCCGGCTCCGGGCCGCCGTCCGCGACCGCGTCGCCGTCGACACGCGGGCGCTGGGGGTCGTTCGCATCTCGCTCGGGCTGTTGCTGCTGTCGGATCTCCTGTTGCGCGCCCGGGATCTCCGCGCCCACTACAGCGACAGCGGCGTCTTCCCGCGACCGGCGGCGATCGAGTTGTACGACCCGCTTTCGGTTCATCTGGCGGTCGGCGACGTGCCGGAGTTGGCCGCACTGTTCGCGCTTCAGGGAGTCGTGGCACTCGCCTTCCTCGTTGGCTACCGGACACGGCTGGCGACGCTGTTGACCTGGCTGCTGTGGCTCTCGCTGCACGCACGGTTCCCGATGGCACTCAACGGCGGGGACACGCTGGTTCGGCTGACGCTGTTCTGGTCGCTGTTCGTCCCGCTCGGTGCCCGGTTCTCCGTCGACGCGCTCCACCACGAGGCTCCGCCGACACGGGTCGCCTCGCTCGGTACCGCCGCGTTGCTGGGCCAGGTCGTGTTCATGTACGGCACCAACGCCACGCTCAAACACATGGGGACGGTCTGGGCGGCCGGCGACGGCCTGACCTACACGCTCCGACTGGGCCATTTCACGACCGCCTTCGGGGAGTTCCTCGGGACCGTCCCGCTCGTGACAACTGTCCTTGGGTATACCGTCTTCGTCCTCTGGACGCTCTCGCCCGGCCTCCTGCTCCTGACGGGGTGGAGACGCACACTCCTCGCCTCGCTGTTCGTCTCGATGCACGTCGGGATGGCCCTCTCGATGCATCTCGGCCTGTTTCCGGCGGTCGTCGTCGTGGTGTTGCTCCTCTTTCTCCCGACGCCCGTCTGGGACCGCCTGCTCCCGCCCGAGCGGATCGAACGACTCCGGCGTCCCGCGCTGGAGGGGGTTCTCAGCGGACTCTATCCGACGTTGTCGACCCCCGACAGGCTCGCCCGGTTGCGTGCTCACCTCCGTGTCGTGGCCGTCGTCGTCGTCCTCGTCTCGCTACTGTTCGTCGGGGCGTTCAACGCACAGCTGCTGACCAACCGGGCCGACGTCGGTCCGCAGGACACGACCCCCGAGCCGCTGGAGACCTACGGCGAGACGCTGTATCTGACCCAGTACTGGAACATGTTCGCACCGGACCCGCTCCGGGAGACGGGGTGGTACCGCCTCCCCGGGACCCTGGCGAACGGGACGACGGTCGGCGTTGCCCACGGCGGCCCCGTCACCGATGACCGGCCGGCCGGGCTGGACGACCTCGCTCACCAGTACCCCAACCAGCGCTGGCGTAAGTACCTGAGCAACCTCCGGCAACCGGGGTACGCCGCCGAGCGGGACCTGTTCCTCCAGTACCACTGCGAGCAGTGGAACCGCAAGCACGACGCCGACCTCGAAACGATCGAGTTCGAGTACGTCACGCTCTGGGTGACCGACGACGGGACCGTCCGACAGGGGACCGACCACCTCACGAGTCACAGCTGCGACCCCTGA
- a CDS encoding KH domain-containing protein, with product MQHVKIPQDRIGVLIGDGGETMREIEDRAEVRLDIDSEDGSVKIETVGDPVTALKGPDIVKAIGRGFSPDDALALLEDDMMMFELIDIEAASRNKNDFRRQKGRLIGEGGRTRELMQELTGAAVVIYGSTLGVIGGPEQVDAVREAVEMLLDGAPHGSVYSFLERKHNEMKHKGLEYHQFTG from the coding sequence ATGCAACACGTGAAGATTCCGCAGGACCGGATCGGTGTTCTCATCGGCGACGGTGGTGAGACGATGCGCGAGATCGAGGACCGCGCGGAGGTCCGTCTCGACATCGACTCCGAGGACGGATCGGTCAAGATCGAGACCGTCGGCGACCCCGTGACGGCGCTGAAGGGGCCGGACATCGTCAAGGCGATCGGCCGCGGGTTCTCCCCGGACGACGCGCTGGCGCTGCTCGAAGACGACATGATGATGTTCGAGCTCATCGACATCGAGGCCGCCTCCCGCAACAAGAACGACTTCCGCCGGCAGAAGGGCCGGCTCATCGGCGAGGGTGGACGGACCCGCGAACTCATGCAGGAACTGACGGGTGCCGCGGTCGTCATCTACGGCTCGACCCTGGGAGTCATCGGCGGCCCCGAACAGGTCGACGCCGTCCGCGAAGCGGTAGAGATGCTGCTGGACGGCGCTCCCCACGGGTCGGTGTACTCGTTCCTCGAACGGAAACACAACGAGATGAAACACAAGGGCCTGGAGTACCACCAGTTCACGGGCTGA